Proteins encoded together in one bacterium window:
- a CDS encoding 30S ribosomal protein S1: MDFTHSTPTGPGEHQASSEISKKGGESDTASAGEATRKDRRLNARLGLEVEELGVGKSAIRREVSFEEQMLQYEQTLKEIKEGEIVRGSILHIGENEVQINVGFKSEGYIPRAEFGSQPIKVGDEVDVFLESLEDQDGLVVLSKEKADFLKVWDTIKDAYDTGNIMEGTVDRRIKGGLVVRFLGVDAFLPGSQVALRQVPDLEALIGQSFAFKIIKLNKRRRNIVVSRRTVLEEERNRLKAQIIQELAKGQVRRGTVKNITDFGAFVDLGGIDGLLHLTDMSWGRISHPSELVAIGTEIEVKVLDIDLERERISLGLKQLTPYPWDNVEAKFPVESVVKGKVVSITDYGAFVELEKGVEGLIHISEMSWTRHVKHPSKIVSIGQEVEAKVLAVDRENEKISLGLKQTEPDPWDTLDDKYPIGSIVPGKVRNLTNFGAFVELEEGIDGLVHISDMSWTRRIRHPREMLAKGDDIEVVILAIDKDIRRISLGVKQLTPDPWLELSTKYVEGTFVEAKVVRPLERGVVVEVEDGVEGFIPVSHLGDRNIKQPELHFAEDDLIPAKVIKVDHEGRRIVLSVGDRLREEGGEAHKEYMDKYGKPRFTAREKKPEEEGMDMDEGDLAAGLDELPEGDA, translated from the coding sequence ATGGACTTCACGCACTCGACCCCCACGGGCCCTGGCGAGCACCAGGCGAGCTCCGAAATCAGCAAGAAGGGGGGTGAGAGCGACACCGCGTCGGCCGGCGAGGCGACGCGCAAGGACCGGCGACTGAACGCCCGTCTCGGCCTGGAGGTCGAGGAGCTGGGCGTCGGCAAGAGCGCGATCCGCCGCGAGGTCAGCTTCGAGGAGCAGATGCTCCAGTACGAGCAGACCCTCAAGGAGATCAAGGAGGGCGAGATCGTCCGCGGCAGCATCCTGCACATCGGCGAGAACGAGGTGCAGATCAACGTCGGCTTCAAGAGCGAGGGTTACATTCCGCGCGCGGAGTTCGGCAGCCAGCCGATCAAGGTCGGCGACGAGGTGGACGTCTTCCTCGAGAGCCTGGAGGACCAGGACGGCCTGGTCGTGCTCTCCAAGGAGAAGGCCGACTTCCTCAAGGTCTGGGACACGATCAAGGACGCCTACGACACCGGCAACATCATGGAGGGCACCGTCGACCGCCGCATCAAGGGCGGCCTCGTCGTGCGCTTCCTCGGCGTGGACGCCTTCCTGCCCGGCAGCCAGGTCGCCCTGCGCCAGGTGCCGGACCTGGAGGCCCTCATCGGCCAGAGCTTCGCCTTCAAGATCATCAAGCTCAACAAGCGGCGCCGCAACATCGTGGTCAGCCGCCGCACGGTCCTCGAGGAGGAGCGCAACCGCCTCAAGGCCCAGATCATCCAGGAGCTGGCCAAGGGCCAGGTGCGGCGCGGCACCGTCAAGAACATCACCGACTTCGGGGCCTTCGTGGACCTGGGCGGCATCGACGGCCTGCTCCACCTGACCGACATGAGCTGGGGCCGCATCAGCCACCCGAGCGAGCTGGTCGCGATCGGCACCGAGATCGAGGTCAAGGTGCTGGACATCGACCTCGAGCGCGAGCGCATCAGCCTGGGCCTGAAGCAGCTGACGCCCTACCCCTGGGACAACGTCGAGGCGAAGTTCCCCGTCGAATCGGTGGTCAAGGGCAAGGTCGTCTCGATCACGGACTACGGCGCCTTCGTCGAGCTCGAGAAGGGCGTCGAGGGCCTCATCCACATCAGCGAGATGAGCTGGACCCGCCACGTCAAGCACCCGAGCAAGATCGTGAGCATCGGCCAGGAGGTGGAGGCGAAGGTCCTCGCCGTCGACCGCGAGAACGAGAAGATCAGCCTCGGCCTCAAGCAGACCGAGCCCGATCCCTGGGACACGCTGGACGACAAGTACCCGATCGGCTCGATCGTGCCCGGCAAGGTGCGGAATCTGACGAACTTCGGCGCCTTCGTGGAGCTGGAGGAGGGCATCGACGGCCTCGTGCACATCAGCGACATGAGCTGGACGCGGCGCATCCGCCACCCGCGCGAGATGCTGGCCAAGGGCGACGACATCGAGGTCGTCATCCTGGCGATCGACAAGGATATCCGTCGCATCAGCCTGGGCGTCAAGCAGCTGACCCCGGATCCCTGGCTCGAGCTGAGCACGAAGTACGTCGAGGGCACCTTCGTCGAGGCGAAGGTCGTGCGCCCGCTGGAGCGGGGCGTGGTGGTGGAGGTCGAGGACGGCGTCGAGGGCTTCATCCCCGTCAGCCACCTCGGCGACCGCAACATCAAGCAGCCCGAGCTCCACTTCGCCGAGGACGACCTGATCCCCGCCAAGGTGATCAAGGTCGACCACGAGGGCCGGCGCATCGTCCTCTCCGTGGGCGACCGCCTGCGCGAAGAGGGGGGCGAGGCGCACAAGGAGTACATGGACAAGTACGGCAAGCCCCGCTTCACGGCGCGCGAGAAGAAGCCCGAGGAGGAGGGGATGGACATGGACGAGGGCGACCTCGCCGCCGGCCTCGACGAGCTGCCGGAGGGCGACGCCTAG
- a CDS encoding MiaB/RimO family radical SAM methylthiotransferase: MPRAGAAARPPPGSIVARGGRRAGPPLRLNRLVVRVATPLGGPGRVALVTQGCKVNQYDTQVLLERFLAQGWELVRFGEPADLTVINSCTVTAGADADLRRLVARARRASAQGRVLLTGCLAEVDPAGGAALPGVDLVVGNRRKGELLALLAGAAPQAQSFPARVGDDPITRLDGRGRAILKIQDGCNLRCSFCIVPRARGASRSRGAAETLGRARLLAEHGYREVVLSGIQLGFYRDPDGAARDLAALLEQLLAGTRDLRFRLGSLLPRHLSPALRALFRAEPARLCPHFHLSLQSGDDGVLRAMKRPYRQAHYRALAETLCAELVDPCLGTDLIVGHPGEDAAAFARGLDFVASLPLAYGHVFPFSPRPGTAAAALPGGGTAAEKAARGRALRELLAEKGAAYRERQRGRRLAVITEEQGAGGVWIGTSENYQRVALRGARAAAGELLAARVTGTAGPLLSAEAVGAGAPV; the protein is encoded by the coding sequence TTGCCTCGGGCGGGGGCCGCGGCGCGGCCCCCGCCGGGATCGATCGTGGCGAGGGGAGGTCGGAGAGCCGGGCCTCCCCTTCGCCTTAACCGACTGGTGGTGCGCGTGGCGACTCCGCTTGGCGGTCCCGGACGCGTGGCCCTGGTCACGCAGGGCTGCAAGGTGAACCAGTACGACACCCAGGTGCTCCTGGAGCGCTTCCTCGCCCAGGGCTGGGAGCTCGTGCGCTTCGGCGAGCCGGCCGATCTCACGGTCATCAACTCCTGCACGGTGACGGCCGGCGCCGACGCCGATCTGCGCCGCCTCGTCGCCCGCGCGCGCCGGGCCAGCGCGCAGGGACGGGTGCTCCTCACGGGTTGCCTGGCCGAGGTCGACCCGGCCGGCGGCGCGGCGCTGCCGGGCGTGGACCTGGTCGTCGGCAATCGCCGCAAGGGCGAGTTGCTCGCGCTGCTCGCGGGCGCGGCGCCGCAGGCGCAGAGTTTCCCGGCGCGCGTCGGGGACGACCCGATCACCCGCCTGGACGGGCGCGGCCGCGCCATCCTCAAGATCCAGGACGGCTGCAACCTGCGCTGCAGCTTCTGCATCGTGCCGCGGGCGCGCGGCGCGAGCCGCAGCCGCGGCGCGGCCGAGACCCTGGGGCGCGCGCGCCTGCTCGCCGAGCACGGGTACCGGGAGGTCGTTCTCTCGGGCATCCAGCTCGGCTTCTACCGCGATCCCGACGGGGCGGCGCGCGATCTCGCGGCCCTGCTCGAGCAGCTGCTGGCCGGCACCCGCGACCTGCGCTTCCGTCTCGGCTCCCTGCTGCCGCGGCACCTGAGCCCGGCCCTGCGCGCCCTCTTCCGCGCCGAGCCGGCGCGGCTGTGCCCGCACTTCCACCTGTCGCTGCAAAGCGGCGACGACGGCGTCCTGCGGGCGATGAAGCGGCCCTACCGGCAGGCCCACTACCGCGCGCTGGCGGAGACGCTCTGCGCGGAGCTGGTCGATCCCTGCCTGGGCACGGACCTCATCGTCGGCCACCCGGGCGAGGACGCGGCCGCCTTCGCGCGCGGGTTGGACTTCGTGGCCTCGCTCCCGCTCGCCTACGGGCACGTCTTTCCCTTCTCGCCGCGGCCGGGCACGGCCGCAGCCGCCCTGCCGGGGGGCGGGACGGCGGCGGAGAAGGCCGCGCGCGGACGGGCCCTGCGCGAGCTGCTGGCGGAGAAGGGCGCCGCCTACCGGGAGCGACAGCGGGGGCGCCGCCTGGCCGTGATCACCGAGGAGCAGGGCGCGGGCGGCGTCTGGATCGGCACCAGCGAGAACTACCAGCGCGTGGCCCTGCGGGGCGCGCGCGCGGCGGCCGGCGAGCTGCTGGCGGCCCGCGTGACGGGAACCGCCGGTCCGCTCCTCAGCGCGGAAGCGGTGGGGGCCGGCGCGCCGGTCTAG
- a CDS encoding (d)CMP kinase has protein sequence MLITIDGPAASGKSTVARAVAEALGLDYLDSGALYRTATLAALRAGLPPAEGPALDAFLAGLAVRYRYRKGVVRLFLGGEDVSEEIRGAAVTAAVSAFSALPALRAHLVQVQRRFAEGRDCIAEGRDMGSVVFPQAELKLFLDAPAPLRAQRRAGDFRGQGRAVDAAQVEAELARRDRLDSERSHSPLVRPPDAVVLDNSRLGVAELVAEIARLAEARWPAPLISPEELLYTADTRALPAPRMRPHYFVVWHALRAVFGLLFGFRIRHAERARLRGPLLVAANHIAGLDPLVAGSAVPRPVNFVAKRELFRPALFGALIRAFGAVPIRRGTFDRACFDSLRQRLEAGGVVLFFPEGTRKPVGHLGRAKFGLGLLAEESGAPVLPLFIKGTARPRAALRRHSRIEVWIGRPLHIAPLAARGLGGRALLDAFGEGVMAEIAGLQREAGGP, from the coding sequence ATGCTGATCACCATCGATGGCCCCGCCGCCAGCGGCAAGAGCACCGTCGCCCGGGCGGTGGCCGAAGCCCTGGGACTGGACTACCTCGACAGCGGCGCGCTCTACCGGACGGCGACCCTCGCCGCGCTGCGCGCGGGACTCCCTCCCGCCGAGGGGCCCGCGCTGGACGCCTTCCTCGCCGGCCTCGCCGTGCGCTACCGCTACCGGAAGGGCGTCGTGCGGCTCTTCCTCGGCGGCGAGGACGTCAGCGAGGAGATCCGCGGCGCGGCGGTGACGGCGGCCGTGAGCGCCTTCAGCGCCCTGCCGGCCCTGCGCGCGCATCTCGTCCAGGTGCAGCGCCGCTTCGCCGAGGGCCGCGACTGCATCGCCGAGGGCCGCGACATGGGCAGCGTCGTCTTCCCGCAGGCCGAGCTGAAGCTCTTCCTCGACGCGCCGGCGCCGCTGCGGGCGCAGCGGCGGGCGGGGGACTTCCGGGGCCAGGGGCGCGCCGTGGATGCGGCGCAGGTGGAGGCGGAGCTCGCGCGGCGCGACCGTCTGGACAGCGAGCGCAGCCACTCGCCGCTCGTGCGACCGCCGGACGCCGTGGTGCTGGACAACAGCCGTCTGGGCGTCGCCGAGCTCGTCGCGGAGATCGCGCGCCTGGCCGAGGCGCGCTGGCCGGCGCCCCTGATCTCTCCGGAGGAACTGCTCTACACCGCCGACACCCGCGCCCTGCCGGCGCCGCGCATGCGGCCGCACTACTTCGTCGTCTGGCACGCCCTGCGCGCCGTCTTCGGCCTGCTCTTCGGATTCCGCATCCGCCACGCCGAGCGGGCGCGCCTGCGCGGCCCGCTGCTCGTGGCCGCGAACCACATCGCCGGGCTCGACCCGCTGGTGGCGGGCAGCGCGGTGCCGCGGCCGGTCAACTTCGTCGCCAAGCGGGAGCTCTTCCGGCCCGCGCTCTTCGGGGCCCTGATTCGCGCCTTCGGCGCCGTGCCGATCCGGCGCGGCACCTTCGATCGCGCCTGTTTCGACAGCCTGCGCCAGCGGCTCGAGGCGGGCGGCGTCGTGCTCTTCTTTCCGGAGGGCACGCGCAAGCCGGTGGGCCACCTCGGTCGCGCGAAGTTCGGGCTCGGGCTCCTCGCCGAGGAGAGCGGCGCGCCCGTGCTGCCGCTCTTCATCAAGGGGACGGCGCGCCCGCGCGCCGCGCTGCGGCGCCACAGCCGCATCGAGGTCTGGATCGGGCGCCCCCTGCACATCGCCCCCCTGGCCGCGCGCGGGCTCGGCGGCCGGGCGCTCCTGGACGCCTTCGGCGAGGGCGTCATGGCCGAGATCGCCGGCCTCCAGCGCGAGGCGGGCGGCCCCTGA
- the aroA gene encoding 3-phosphoshikimate 1-carboxyvinyltransferase, which produces MCSRSARRVERGSGVRVSYLIRPAKKLRGRWVAAGDKSITHRAFLFGALGEGESRVRGANAGADCARSRAIAEAIGARIEPVAGEERTSWRLFGRGGRFRAPGVTLDAGNSGTTLRLACGLLAAQDFSVTLDGDASLRRRPMARVQAPLAALGAALTLSPEGTAPLTLRGAPLKGCVWTSPVASAQVKSAFLLAALQATGPSTYREPQLSRDHSERLLARMGARLGRDGEGVLHLAGPQSLRCVDLRVPGDLSSAAFLIAAALLVEGGSVLVKNLGVNPTRTGFLDVLQRMGARFALYHPREEGGEPVADLLAQHSSLRATEIQPEELPRLIDEIPLLAVLAARATGESRLRGLAELRVKESDRLAATAALLTAFGASARVEGDDLVVAGGGALRGAEIDSGGDHRLAMAAAVLGLVSRGESRVRDTACVATSFPEFPGLLRRFSDGALSREQDEPEADADEAAC; this is translated from the coding sequence ATCTGCTCGCGCAGCGCCCGGCGCGTTGAGCGGGGATCGGGCGTTCGCGTGAGCTACCTGATCCGACCGGCGAAGAAGCTGCGCGGCCGCTGGGTCGCTGCGGGCGACAAGTCGATCACGCATCGGGCCTTCCTCTTCGGCGCCCTCGGCGAGGGCGAGTCCCGCGTGCGCGGCGCCAACGCCGGCGCCGACTGCGCCCGCAGCCGTGCCATCGCCGAGGCGATCGGCGCGCGCATCGAGCCGGTGGCGGGGGAGGAGCGCACGAGCTGGCGCCTGTTCGGCCGCGGTGGACGCTTCCGCGCCCCGGGGGTGACCCTGGATGCGGGCAACTCCGGCACCACCCTGCGCCTGGCCTGCGGCCTGCTCGCCGCGCAGGACTTCAGCGTCACGCTGGACGGAGATGCCTCCCTGCGGCGCCGGCCGATGGCGCGCGTCCAGGCGCCGCTCGCGGCGCTCGGCGCCGCGCTCACGCTCAGCCCGGAGGGCACGGCGCCCCTCACGCTGCGCGGCGCCCCGCTCAAGGGCTGCGTCTGGACGAGCCCGGTCGCCAGCGCGCAGGTGAAGAGCGCCTTCCTGCTCGCCGCCCTGCAGGCGACGGGGCCTTCGACCTACCGCGAGCCGCAGCTCAGCCGCGACCACAGCGAGCGCCTGCTCGCGCGCATGGGCGCCCGGCTGGGGCGCGACGGCGAGGGCGTCCTGCACCTGGCGGGCCCGCAGTCCCTGCGCTGCGTCGACCTGCGCGTGCCAGGGGACCTCTCGAGCGCGGCCTTCCTGATCGCGGCGGCGCTGCTGGTCGAGGGCGGCAGCGTGCTCGTCAAGAACCTGGGCGTCAACCCGACGCGCACGGGCTTCCTCGACGTCCTCCAGCGCATGGGGGCCCGTTTCGCGCTCTACCATCCGCGCGAGGAGGGCGGCGAGCCGGTGGCGGATCTGCTCGCGCAGCACTCCAGCCTGCGCGCGACGGAGATCCAACCGGAGGAGCTGCCCCGCCTGATCGACGAGATTCCCCTCCTCGCCGTGCTCGCCGCGCGGGCGACGGGGGAGAGCCGCTTGCGCGGGCTCGCCGAGCTGCGGGTGAAGGAGAGCGACCGTCTGGCCGCGACGGCCGCCCTCCTGACGGCCTTCGGGGCGAGTGCGCGCGTGGAGGGCGACGATCTCGTGGTCGCGGGCGGGGGCGCTCTGCGCGGGGCCGAGATCGACTCCGGCGGCGACCACCGCCTCGCGATGGCGGCGGCCGTGCTCGGTCTGGTCAGCCGCGGCGAGAGCCGCGTGCGGGACACGGCCTGCGTGGCGACGAGCTTCCCCGAGTTCCCCGGCCTCCTCCGCCGCTTCAGCGACGGCGCCCTCAGCCGCGAGCAGGACGAGCCGGAGGCGGACGCGGACGAGGCGGCATGCTGA